Proteins encoded together in one Marinobacter sp. Arc7-DN-1 window:
- the secB gene encoding protein-export chaperone SecB produces the protein MAENQQAAAGSDNQNQPQFALQRIYVKDLSFESPNSPVVFQEQWKPQVNLDLNTSHNKVSDNQYEVVLSLTVTAKVGEKVAYIVEIQQGGVFLVQGIEGQQLGQMLGAYCPTILFPYAREAIDGIVNKGSFPALMLAPVNFDAIYAQALKRKQEEAAGEAKEEQQTH, from the coding sequence ATGGCTGAGAATCAGCAAGCCGCAGCAGGCAGTGACAACCAGAACCAACCCCAGTTTGCCCTTCAGCGTATTTACGTGAAGGACCTGTCTTTTGAATCACCCAATTCTCCGGTGGTGTTTCAGGAGCAGTGGAAGCCACAGGTTAACCTGGACCTCAATACGTCCCACAACAAGGTGAGCGACAACCAGTACGAAGTTGTGCTTTCGCTGACCGTGACGGCCAAAGTGGGTGAGAAGGTTGCCTACATCGTCGAGATCCAGCAGGGTGGCGTGTTCCTGGTTCAGGGTATTGAAGGCCAGCAACTGGGTCAGATGCTCGGTGCCTACTGCCCGACTATCTTGTTCCCCTATGCCCGCGAAGCCATTGACGGCATCGTGAATAAGGGCAGCTTCCCGGCCCTGATGCTGGCGCCGGTGAATTTTGATGCCATCTACGCCCAGGCTCTGAAACGCAAGCAGGAAGAAGCGGCGGGTGAGGCGAAGGAAGAGCAGCAGACTCACTGA